A window of Patagioenas fasciata isolate bPatFas1 chromosome 5, bPatFas1.hap1, whole genome shotgun sequence contains these coding sequences:
- the LOC136101825 gene encoding inositol 1,4,5-trisphosphate receptor-interacting protein-like 1 — MAYMKVLFWLWQNIIYNVKVVGDKLDEKTREHMRQHEEMLKREMTRLWQEEEQRYQEQSVSAWTSLLLTALQHWQFWAVAGGLVLLLGLCLCLKKRNREPGSSSRHGSSGSLEEEEEEVEEGEDPFCMDRFLEEYTMWPLPNREQICTVVEDLVNELLCVCRVYSGNDFMPRVQPAAGLGGFLEGQNAHGEDLVYRLLVPLKPPPGHSFHLELGTEAEMPVRNSRLRVELECMCIRERKLGDMLCFIHHPEDELMRCQEASLLQTLCTGSYLDVQKTAFWLQELMTAASVAVLQSGANKLMVLPSSRFCKLRMTNAFETSLSIELILAVQQGNSDTFVTME, encoded by the coding sequence atggctTACATGAAAGTTTTATTTTGGCTTTGGCAAAACATCATCTACAATGTGAAGGTAGTCGGTGATAAGCTGGATGAGAAGACGCGCGAGCACATGCGGCAGCACGAGGAGATGCTGAaacgggagatgactcggctgtggcaggaagaAGAGCAGAGGTACCAGGAGCAGAGCGTCTCTGCCTGGACATCCCTGCTCCTCActgccttgcagcactggcagttctgggctgttgctggaggcCTGGTCCTGCTCCTTGGGCTCTGTTTATGCCTCAAGAAAAGGAACCGTGAgcctggaagcagcagcaggcaTGGCAGCTCTGGAAGcctagaggaggaggaggaggaagtggaagagggggaagacccctTCTGTATGGACAGGTTTCTGGAGGAGTACACCATGTGGCCGCTGCCAAACAGGGAACAAATATGCACAGTGGTGGAAGACCTGGTGAATGAGCTTCTCTGTGTCTGCCGAGTCTACTCTGGCAATGACTTCATGCCGCGTGTGCAGCCCGCTGCTGGGCTGGGCGGATTCCTAGAAGGCCAGAATGCTCATGGAGAAGACCTTGTCTATCGCCTGCTTGTGCCCCTGAAGCCACCCCCCGGGCACTCCTTCCATCTTGAGCTGGGCACCGAAGCGGAGATGCCGGTGAGGAACTCCCGCCTGCGTGTGGAACTGGAGTGCATGTGCATAAGGGAGCGGAAGCTGGGAGACATGCTCTGCTTCATCCACCATCCTGAGGACGAGCTGATGCGCTGTCAGGAAGCCAGCCTCCTACAGACCCTCTGCACTGGCTCATACCTCGATGTGCAGAAAACCGCCTTCTGGCTCCAGGAGCTGATGACAGCAGCCAGCGTTGCTGTGCTTCAGTCAGGTGCAAACAAGCTCATGGTGCTGCCATCGTCACGCTTCTGCAAGCTCAGGATGACCAACGCCTTTGAGACATCCCTCTCCATTGAGCTGATCTTGGCGGTGCAGCAAGGCAACTCAGACACATTTGTGACCATGGAGTAG
- the LOC136101826 gene encoding inositol 1,4,5-trisphosphate receptor-interacting protein-like 1 has product MAYMKVLFWLWQNIIYNVKVVGDKLDEKTREHMRQHEEMLKREMTRLWQEEEQRYQEQSVSAWTSLLLTALQHWQFWAVAGGLVLLLGLCLCLKKRNREPGSSSRHGSSGSLEEEEEEVEEGEDPFCMDRFLEEYTMWPLPNREQICTVVEDLVNELLCVCRVYSGNDFMPRVQPAVGLGGFLEGQNAHGEDLVYRLLVPLKPPPGHSFHLELGTEAEMPVRNSRLRVELECMCIRERKLGDMLCFIHHPEDELMRCQEASLLQTLCTGSYLDVQKTAFWLQELMTAASVAVLQSGANKLMVLPSSRFCKLRMTNAFETSLSIELILAVQQGNSDTFVTME; this is encoded by the coding sequence atggctTACATGAAAGTTTTATTTTGGCTTTGGCAAAACATCATCTACAATGTGAAGGTAGTCGGTGATAAGCTGGATGAGAAGACGCGCGAGCACATGCGGCAGCACGAGGAGATGCTGAaacgggagatgactcggctgtggcaggaagaAGAGCAGAGGTACCAGGAGCAGAGCGTCTCTGCCTGGACATCCCTGCTCCTCActgccttgcagcactggcagttctgggctgttgctggaggcCTGGTCCTGCTCCTTGGGCTCTGTTTATGCCTCAAGAAAAGGAACCGTGAgcctggaagcagcagcaggcaTGGCAGCTCTGGAAGcctagaggaggaggaggaggaagtggaagagggggaagacccctTCTGTATGGACAGGTTTCTGGAGGAGTACACCATGTGGCCGCTGCCAAACAGGGAACAAATATGCACAGTGGTGGAAGACCTGGTGAATGAGCTTCTCTGTGTCTGCCGAGTCTACTCTGGCAATGACTTCATGCCGCGTGTGCAGCCCGCTGTTGGGCTGGGCGGATTCCTAGAAGGCCAGAATGCTCATGGAGAAGACCTTGTCTATCGCCTGCTTGTGCCCCTGAAGCCACCCCCCGGGCACTCCTTCCATCTTGAGCTGGGCACCGAAGCGGAGATGCCGGTGAGGAACTCCCGCCTGCGTGTGGAACTGGAGTGCATGTGCATAAGGGAGCGGAAGCTGGGAGACATGCTCTGCTTCATCCACCATCCTGAGGACGAGCTGATGCGCTGTCAGGAAGCCAGCCTCCTACAGACCCTCTGCACTGGCTCATACCTCGATGTGCAGAAAACCGCCTTCTGGCTCCAGGAGCTGATGACAGCAGCCAGCGTTGCTGTGCTTCAGTCAGGTGCAAACAAGCTCATGGTGCTGCCATCGTCACGCTTCTGCAAGCTCAGGATGACCAACGCCTTTGAGACATCCCTCTCCATTGAGCTGATCTTGGCGGTGCAGCAAGGCAACTCAGACACATTTGTGACCATGGAGTAG